One genomic segment of Rubeoparvulum massiliense includes these proteins:
- the spoVAE gene encoding stage V sporulation protein AE, protein MVDALIQALPMYLKAFVIGGLICVVGQILLDAAKLTPAHVMSTLVVSGAVLSGLGLYEPLVKWAGAGVTVPITSFGHSLVTGALQEAERHGYVGIITGIFEVTSAGISAAIIFGFLAALAFKPKG, encoded by the coding sequence ATGGTTGATGCTTTAATCCAAGCACTACCTATGTATCTAAAGGCTTTTGTCATCGGTGGCTTAATCTGTGTGGTTGGTCAGATCCTCCTCGATGCAGCGAAGCTCACACCAGCCCATGTCATGTCCACACTGGTGGTATCCGGTGCTGTCCTAAGCGGATTAGGTCTCTATGAGCCTTTAGTAAAGTGGGCCGGGGCTGGTGTTACCGTTCCCATCACCAGTTTCGGTCACTCCCTCGTCACAGGCGCTTTACAAGAGGCGGAACGTCATGGCTATGTCGGAATCATTACTGGCATTTTTGAAGTGACCTCCGCTGGTATCTCTGCAGCCATTATTTTTGGTTTCTTAGCGGCACTTGCGTTTAAGCCGAAGGGGTAA
- the cas10 gene encoding type III-B CRISPR-associated protein Cas10/Cmr2 produces MSKKILHFSIGPVQDFITQSRKTRDLLASSFLLSFLSGHAMVSIIQNGGRIIFPYVQGENEHNIETSINDPLLLAIYQTKTKKSIEKGPHIGSLPNRFKAEVPIDFDPKVHCVRAVKQAWKRVADAVWDHFIAEVAPQGKNTKEIWNRQIGSYEMDDSPFYWDISWVIGEQNYLLNRRKNWRSYIPTEEPGDKCMLFGNMQEISGYIHTERDRNGSKQKQFWTSLRKSTSKRDSTTYELREGEKLSAIALVKRFYPLVAEEALGWKLPTEAVRFPSTADLAIRPWREEVLKTHNDKAIAFMKHVMKIKLSAIGIHDDEINKSYDEERLVSEFKHLEGPFFYSSNLSNERFWQEKGFDVDSCQVEELIELLSNIENSYRKPSPFYALLVMDGDQLGNLLQSTNMSDPGRWVSHSLASFTKDLEGIVKCHGETVYAGGDDVLALLTLDGALSVANNLHMKYKEAFQAHSSHSHNQATISAAIVYTHYKAPLQGVLKYAHYLLDDVAKDAKGRDSLAIGVWKTGGPVLEWAAPWQIIQGSGDATIIEQLALEFKGKGEDVASSSFLYKLREHYDRIGRFSGNPEENKEIFRKLLVAEYLKSESRENEFEMNHQVEKRIETLVNLCLSSWRDQDHTLHYAEGDFRSDGALLVRFLAKKGEENS; encoded by the coding sequence GTGAGTAAAAAAATATTGCATTTTTCGATTGGCCCTGTACAAGACTTTATTACACAATCGCGAAAGACTAGAGATCTATTAGCGAGCTCTTTTCTGCTCTCTTTTTTGTCAGGCCACGCGATGGTGAGTATCATCCAGAATGGTGGTCGCATTATTTTCCCTTATGTTCAGGGAGAGAATGAACATAATATTGAAACTTCGATTAATGATCCTTTGCTTTTAGCAATTTATCAAACTAAGACGAAAAAAAGCATCGAGAAAGGTCCCCATATCGGTTCACTCCCAAATCGATTCAAGGCAGAAGTTCCAATTGATTTTGATCCTAAGGTTCATTGTGTACGTGCAGTAAAACAAGCATGGAAGAGGGTGGCAGACGCTGTATGGGATCACTTTATAGCGGAAGTGGCGCCACAAGGAAAAAACACAAAAGAAATTTGGAATCGGCAAATCGGAAGCTATGAAATGGATGACTCCCCCTTCTATTGGGACATAAGTTGGGTGATAGGAGAACAGAATTATTTGCTAAATCGCCGCAAAAATTGGCGAAGCTATATACCAACCGAAGAGCCAGGCGATAAGTGCATGCTCTTTGGTAATATGCAAGAAATATCCGGCTATATACATACAGAAAGAGATCGTAATGGTAGCAAGCAAAAGCAATTTTGGACTTCACTACGCAAATCAACGTCGAAAAGAGATTCAACTACATACGAGTTAAGAGAAGGAGAAAAATTAAGTGCAATCGCTTTAGTGAAACGCTTTTATCCTCTGGTAGCAGAAGAAGCATTAGGTTGGAAATTACCCACTGAAGCAGTTCGCTTTCCATCAACCGCTGATTTAGCTATCCGTCCGTGGCGTGAGGAAGTGTTGAAAACACATAATGATAAGGCAATAGCTTTTATGAAACATGTGATGAAAATTAAGCTTTCAGCTATAGGAATTCATGATGATGAAATCAACAAGTCGTATGATGAAGAACGGCTCGTTTCAGAATTTAAACACTTAGAAGGGCCTTTTTTTTACTCCTCCAACTTAAGCAATGAACGTTTTTGGCAAGAAAAAGGATTCGATGTGGATTCTTGTCAGGTGGAAGAGCTAATCGAATTACTAAGCAATATAGAAAATTCCTATCGAAAACCAAGTCCCTTCTATGCACTCTTAGTCATGGATGGTGATCAATTAGGTAATCTCTTACAGTCGACTAATATGTCTGACCCTGGGCGTTGGGTAAGTCACTCATTGGCAAGTTTCACAAAGGATTTGGAGGGTATTGTTAAGTGCCATGGTGAAACTGTTTATGCAGGTGGTGATGACGTATTAGCTCTTCTGACCCTGGATGGAGCATTATCTGTGGCTAATAACTTACATATGAAGTATAAGGAGGCCTTCCAAGCTCATTCTAGTCATAGTCATAATCAGGCAACGATTTCAGCAGCGATTGTTTATACACATTATAAAGCTCCGCTTCAAGGAGTATTGAAGTATGCTCATTATTTATTAGATGATGTAGCAAAGGATGCGAAAGGAAGGGATAGTTTAGCCATTGGTGTGTGGAAGACAGGTGGTCCTGTTCTTGAGTGGGCAGCCCCATGGCAAATCATTCAAGGTTCAGGGGATGCAACAATTATCGAACAGTTAGCGTTGGAGTTTAAAGGTAAGGGAGAAGATGTTGCATCTAGTAGCTTTCTCTATAAACTACGTGAACATTATGATAGAATTGGCAGATTTTCAGGTAATCCAGAAGAAAACAAAGAGATTTTTCGTAAATTACTCGTTGCAGAATATTTGAAATCAGAATCAAGGGAAAATGAATTCGAAATGAATCATCAAGTTGAGAAGCGGATAGAAACTCTCGTTAATCTTTGTCTCTCTTCGTGGCGGGATCAGGATCACACATTACATTATGCGGAAGGCGATTTTCGTTCGGACGGCGCATTATTAGTTCGCTTTTTGGCCAAGAAAGGAGAAGAGAATTCTTGA
- a CDS encoding DUF6602 domain-containing protein gives MTEQENKNVFKRIMDNYSFMNKMMIQEMEIASKHGGLTGNYREEMWMNFFKSIIPKKYSLAQGVMIIDSEGQVSKEVDIAVFDEQYTPYVFQYNTLKFIPIEAVAIVIECKSNSMPIEELKDWVDSIDELIPKRSGITRMVNGYVSGLTNQSQVKTRPIRILATLRSNVGEQSLEKLVKHFDIILTERESKRFEVKIPYENRSLAWWGHELNGVEGLEDKLKLQFFSERKIDDFKDDNERLEYEKGLESKKRLAKVTPELKFDENLYLTNTLSDLKVDNNPLLSLNFQLNQLLMLINNPMLFPHFAYARKFREISREEEEGKNAK, from the coding sequence ATGACAGAACAGGAGAATAAAAACGTGTTTAAGAGAATCATGGATAATTATAGTTTTATGAATAAAATGATGATACAAGAGATGGAGATTGCTTCTAAACATGGTGGCTTAACAGGAAATTACCGTGAAGAAATGTGGATGAATTTTTTCAAAAGTATTATTCCAAAAAAATATTCGTTGGCTCAAGGTGTGATGATTATTGATTCAGAGGGTCAAGTGTCTAAGGAGGTTGATATTGCAGTATTTGATGAGCAGTATACCCCATATGTATTCCAATACAATACATTAAAGTTTATTCCAATTGAAGCAGTTGCTATTGTAATCGAATGCAAAAGTAATAGTATGCCAATAGAAGAACTCAAAGATTGGGTAGACAGCATAGATGAATTAATTCCAAAACGTTCAGGAATTACACGTATGGTGAATGGATATGTATCTGGATTGACAAATCAATCACAAGTAAAAACAAGACCAATTAGAATATTGGCCACATTAAGATCTAACGTAGGAGAGCAGTCTTTAGAAAAATTGGTCAAACATTTCGATATTATTCTTACTGAAAGGGAAAGTAAACGCTTTGAAGTGAAAATACCCTATGAGAATCGATCGTTGGCGTGGTGGGGACATGAATTAAATGGTGTGGAAGGATTAGAAGATAAATTAAAACTACAATTTTTTTCTGAAAGAAAAATCGATGACTTTAAAGATGATAATGAACGTTTAGAATATGAGAAGGGTTTAGAATCTAAGAAACGTTTGGCAAAAGTAACTCCTGAATTAAAATTTGACGAAAATTTATATTTAACGAACACACTTAGCGATTTGAAGGTAGACAACAATCCATTATTATCATTGAACTTTCAACTAAATCAATTATTGATGTTAATTAATAATCCTATGCTATTTCCACACTTCGCATATGCACGTAAATTCAGGGAGATCAGTAGGGAAGAAGAGGAGGGGAAAAATGCTAAATAG
- the cmr1 gene encoding type III-B CRISPR module RAMP protein Cmr1, giving the protein MEELKVTFQIITPMFLSGADQEKAEFRLASLKGALRYWYRSIDPSYNHPVSSSSSISKESWIFGGAKQGEGQSRFLMRMESHHQMNVVSNKQDNSKYHKPTYFAFFLKTKVETAPMKKDYVPRLCLVPNRTVTVYFFRRTSNKVCDPIEEWKALLSSIWLLGHLGGLGSRSRRGFGTLALKSWGFTNDSSANQLLKQLPIANNESSIKAWKNHFLASLNSIKSWFGEWQDICEHSIINHKTSFYCREQKYNSWNEALDDVAKVIQDFRKKNKDHRFALGMPLKIKEKMKKSKSSKPKEIVYTPFDGERYASPVWIRIIEIKGKYYPFIAVLTPPKKIAIAEQEEGKKETKTMFKHDFSMHDALNKFCIYLNDYGDKGWKRCE; this is encoded by the coding sequence ATGGAAGAATTAAAAGTGACATTTCAAATCATTACACCCATGTTTTTATCGGGTGCTGATCAAGAAAAAGCAGAATTTCGTCTCGCTTCATTAAAGGGTGCCCTTCGTTATTGGTATCGATCTATTGATCCTTCGTATAATCATCCGGTTTCATCGAGCAGTAGCATATCTAAGGAGAGCTGGATTTTTGGTGGGGCAAAGCAGGGGGAAGGACAATCTCGATTTTTAATGCGGATGGAATCACACCATCAGATGAATGTAGTATCTAATAAGCAAGATAACTCTAAATATCATAAACCAACGTATTTTGCTTTTTTTTTGAAAACTAAAGTTGAGACTGCTCCTATGAAAAAAGATTATGTTCCTCGACTATGTTTAGTACCTAATCGTACTGTTACTGTATATTTTTTCAGGCGTACCTCTAATAAAGTATGTGACCCAATAGAAGAATGGAAGGCTTTACTCTCTAGCATCTGGTTATTAGGACACTTAGGTGGGCTAGGTTCGCGTTCTCGTCGTGGGTTCGGTACATTAGCATTAAAGTCATGGGGTTTTACTAACGATTCATCCGCTAACCAATTATTAAAACAGTTACCAATTGCTAATAATGAGAGTTCAATAAAGGCATGGAAGAATCACTTTTTGGCATCATTAAATTCGATTAAATCATGGTTTGGGGAATGGCAAGATATATGTGAGCATTCTATTATTAATCATAAAACATCTTTTTATTGTAGAGAACAAAAATATAATAGCTGGAACGAAGCATTAGATGATGTAGCTAAAGTAATCCAAGATTTTCGTAAAAAAAATAAAGATCATAGATTTGCATTAGGAATGCCGTTAAAAATTAAAGAAAAAATGAAAAAGTCAAAGTCATCAAAGCCTAAAGAAATAGTATATACTCCCTTTGATGGCGAGCGCTATGCTTCCCCAGTCTGGATTCGTATCATTGAGATAAAAGGAAAGTATTATCCCTTCATTGCTGTCTTAACACCACCCAAAAAAATAGCTATTGCAGAACAGGAGGAAGGCAAAAAAGAGACTAAGACTATGTTTAAGCACGATTTTAGCATGCACGATGCACTGAATAAGTTTTGCATTTATTTAAATGATTATGGAGATAAGGGGTGGAAAAGGTGTGAGTAA